The DNA region ATGGCTGGAACGAAGATTTGACCGGTATTACCGAATTATCTCAGATCCCAACCAAGCTGCAATCATACATTGATTTCCTTGAAGCTGAACTTGGTGTGCCGGTAAAATATTTATCAGTAGGCCCAGACAGGAAGCAGACTTTAACATTGCACTGAGAATAAAAAAGCGTCATGCCGAATTTATTTCGGCACCCCATCAGCAGAGTGTACTTCATGTATAACCTTCTTGTGGGATTCTGAAACGAGTTCAGGATGACATAGCTATAAATAAGAATAAAAAGGCCGGACGTTCCGGCCTTTTTCATTTACTTGGTTATTTTTGCGGGGTGATAGTACAGGTTAATGATCTGCCGGGATTCAGAAAGAAGGCGTTGCGATGGGCCACAACTTTTGATACGCTGTGTTACCTTGATTCGAACGGATTTAATGATCCCTACTCCAAATTTGATACGCTGATAGCGGTTGGCGCCCGTGCCGAACTTACTGCAGATGCAGGTAACGCTTTTGATCAGCTTGATGAGTTCAGGAAAAATAATCCCGGCTGGATGACAGGTTTCCTGGGATATGACCTTAAAAATGAAATTGAAGCGCTTACATCAACTAATCACGACGGCTTAAAGTTTCCTGATCTGTATTTCTTTGTTCCTCAACATCTTATTTTGATAAAGGGAAACGAAGCTGAGATTATTTCAGATACGCCGGAATTCGTCCTTACAGCAATAAACGAACAGGATCTACGCCCGTCCGCTCGGCAAACAGCCATCAATTTAAAGTCCCGCTTTAGCAGGCAGGAATACATCGACACGGTAAATAAAATAAAAGAGCATATTTCCCGCGGCGATATTTATGTCACTAACTTTTGCCAGGAATTTTTTGCAGAGGATGTAAGTCTCGATCCGCTGGGTGTTTTTACAAAGCTTAATGAGGTTTCGCCCAACCCGTTCTCTACTTTTTTTAAATGGAATGGGAATTATATTCTCGGCGCCTCGCCCGAGCGATTTTTGGCTAAGAGAGGAAGTAAACTGATATCGCAACCTATAAAAGGAACAGCAAAAAGGTTAGATGATATTGAAGCCGACAAGCAAGCAAAACAAACCCTGCGCAGCCACCCCAAAGAGTTACAGGAAAACGTAATGGTGGTTGACCTTGTGCGCAATGACCTTACCCGCTCGGCCAAACCAGGCACCGTAAAAACCAAAGAGCTTTTCGGTATTTACAGCTTTACGCAGGTGCACCAAATGATCTCTACGGTGGTTTGCGAAATGCAGGACGGCCTTTCAAACGTACAGGCCATCAAAAATACTTTCCCGATGGGCAGTATGACTGGTGCGCCCAAGCTTAGCAGCATGCAACTGATGGAACAATACGAACGCAGTAAGCGCGGCGTATACTCAGGCGCTATAGGCTATTTCAGCCCCGATGATGATTTTGATTTTAACGTAGTGATCCGTTCATTGCTTTATAATTCCTCCAATAAATACCTTTCGTTCCATGCTGGTGGGGCAATTACTTACCACGCCATCGCCGAAAATGAATACGAAGAATGTTTGTTAAAAGCTGCTGCGGTGATGGAGGTTTTGGGTCGGGAATTGACTTGACGTATTTTGCAGAATCCAGACTTGCGAAGTTTTTAAAACTTCGTAAGTCTTCACGTTATTAGCGCAAGTGTTGTGCGGTTGTCTGTGGGCATGCTCACTTGTGACTCTATAAACTTACAACAGGATTTAACCCTCGTAGCACAAGACAGACTCTGTTATAGCAAATCATCAATTTTTTATTATATTGGCTGTAAAAGTCTATCACTATTCGCTTCTAATTGTCAATATGTTAATACCCCTACAAAAAATAAAGCTAATTATCGTTTCCCTGTGTTTATTAGCAACCGATATCTCTTCAGCCCAAACTAAGTATCGTCCTTCAGATTTATTCCCGGCACAACCCTTATTACCTCCGGGTAACTCATATCGCACAGCCACCGGCGAACCGGGCCCTGCTTATTGGCAAAACAAGGCCGATTATGTAATTGATGTAGCGCTTGATGATAAAACAAAAGTCATAACAGGCACAGCCACTATTACTTATACCAATAATAGCCCCAAAGCCCTTTCGGAGTTGTGGCTGCAGTTGGAGCAGAATGTTTTCAAGAAAGATTCGAGAGGTATCCAATCCAAATTATTTCTTTACCAGGATCCGGAAAAAACTACTCCCGACGGCGGATACCGGGTAGAAGGTGTGCAGCTTGCCGGAAATAAAGCTGGAAATATTAAATACCATATTTACGATACACGCATGCAACTGGAGCTGGCACAGCCGCTGTTAAGCGGGCAGTCCATCAGTTTTAGTATCCGTTACCGGTACAACTTCCCGGTAAATTATAAAAATGCCGATTTCCTGGTTAACCGTACCGATATTCTCCCTACAAAGAACGGCAATATTTATGCTGTCGCACAATGGTACCCCAGGATGTGTGTGTTAGATGATGTAGAAGGATGGAACACGCTGCCTTATTTGGGGAATGGTGAGTTTTACCTCGAGTATGGCAATTTCAGGGTTAATATCACAGTTCCTTCAGGCCTCGTTGTTGAAGGCTCGGGCGATCTGTTAAACCCTGAAGAGGTATTAACCCCAACCGCGTTAAAACGCTGGCAACTGGCAAAAGAAAGCGATACACCAATGCAGATCAGGACTGCGGAAGAGGTAACTGACCCTTCATCAAGGCCTGTAAAATCTACCTGTACATGGAAATTTAAACTGGATAATGCAAGGGATTTTGCCTGGACGGCCTCCCGGTCGTTTGTTTGGGAGGCTTTGAGTTTTAAGCTTGCCGATGGGAGACGGGTAATGGGCAGTTCGTTGTATCCTGTTGAGTCGGAGAAGCAAAACAGCTGGAAACGCTCGTCGGAGTATATCAAATTTACTTTGCAGCATTTTTCAGAAAAATGGTTCCCTTATCCTTACAACAAAGCCGTTAACGTAGCCTCGAATTTGGATGGTATGGAATACCCCGGTATGGTTTTTTGTTCGGCAAAAGATACCGGCAATATGTATTTTGCTGTAGTAAACCACGAGTTAGGCCATACCTGGTTCCCGATGGTAGTGGGCAGCAACGAGCGTAAATATGCCTGGATGGATGAAGGGTTTAATATGTTCATCGATAAAATAGCTACCAAAGCTTTTAATAAAGGTGAGTTTATAGGTTATGTAGAGATCGATAGTCCGCTTGATTCCCTGTTTGCAGAAAAGCTATTGCCTATTGTAACCCGCCCTGATGCTTTACCCGGTAACCAGGTATATCCGCTGCAATACCAAAAAGTAGCTTATTCCTTAGCACTTTTGCGTAATCAGATTTTAGGCCCGGAGCGTTTTGACCGCGCTTTCAGAAAATATATTCGTGACTGGGCTTATAAACACCCAACTCCCTGGGACTTTTTTAGGAGTATGGATAGCTCGGCAGGCGAAGACCTAACCTGGTTTTGGAAATCTATGTTTCTCGAAAATTATCGGCTTGATCAAAAAATTGTTAAAGTAGAAAGTAAGGCGGGTTCCCAACCTATTATTACAGTCGAAAATATGGACAAAGCAGCCATGCCTTTGGTGGTTGAAATAAACTACGCTGATGGCTCAACAGAGCATCGTGAATTCCCGGTAGAGATTTGGGAATATAGCAGCGTTTATACTTTTACCGGCGATAAAAAAGCGGCTGTCGCCAAAGTAGTTATCGATCCTGAAAAGATCTACCCGGATGTGGATAGGAGCAATAATGGTTATGAGGTAAAGAAGTAGACTGTTTTTCATATAGCAAACGAAAGGTATTCCAACTCACTCTCCATCATGTCATTGCGAGGAACGAAGCAATCGCGATCTGTACAGAGCCACTCTGTAAATCGGGGATTGCTTCGTTCCTCGCAATGACGATTTTATACGTTTTGTCCCATCAGGGTCTCTCGCACAGAGCCCTGATGTTCAACGAAATGTTCTTACAACTTCACGCCCCTCAAAAAGTCCTCAATACCCATACGTTTCTTGCCTTCCAACTGGATATCTTTTAGTAACACAAAACCATCCTTAGCGGCAAATTTTAAATAGGTTTTATTGTCGGTTAAAAAGCCGCCGGGTTGTATGGCAGGTTCTGATAATTGATATTCAGATGCATAAACTTTTAGGCTTTTGCCGTTAAGCTCGGTATACGCGGTGGGTACAGGGCTCAGGCCGCGAATTTTGTTATAGATCGACAAAGCTGGCTGTATCCAGTCAATCCGGCAATCATCCTTAAAAATTTTTGGTGCGTGTTTTAATTCTGTCCCCTCAGCCAATTGAACTTGCGGATGTTCGTTGTAACGGCCGCTCTCAACCGCTTTAACTGTTTTAACCAACAGCCCTGCGCCTTTGTTCATGAGGCGGTCATGCAGTTCGCCGGCATCTTCATGGCCGGTAAGGGTTATTTTTTCAGTGAACAGGATGTTACCGGTATCAATATCATGTTTTAAAAAGAAGGTGGTTACGCCGCTTTCCTTTTCGCCGTTAATCAGCGCCCAGTTAATAGGGGCGGCGCCGCGGTATTGAGGTAATAATGAGGCGTGTAAATTTATAGTGCCTTTGGCAGGCATGTTCCAAACAGCTTCGGGCAGCATCCTGAAGGCTACTACAACCTGCAGATCGGCTTTCAACGCTTTCAATTCGGCAATAAAACTTTCATTCTTAAGTTTTTCGGGTTGGAGTACTTTTAAGCTGTTAGCTACGGCATATTGTTTAACAGCCGACTCGCTAACTTTTTGTCCCCTTCCGGCCGGTTTATCAGGGGCTGTAACAACAGCAACGATATCACTGCCGGCTTTAATTAAAGCGTCTAACGAGGCAACGGCAAACTGGGGGGTACCCATAAATATAATTCTCATAGATGTTTAGGTATTAGATGTGCTTTATTCTGTTATTCGTATAGTAAGTATTTTTTGCGTGTGGCTTTAAACTTAGTTAGTCCAGGTTGCCAGCCGGCACGGATCTCTTCTTCGGTTTTGCCGGTTTCAATTTGTTTCCTTAGTTCGGCCGTGCCTGTAAGCTTTATGAAATAGGCATTAAAGAAATGATCCTTGTCGGGGAAGGCGTTATATAACTCCAGGAGCCATTTCAGATTGATAACACCTGCACCTGTGATATCAGTTGGTGGAATATTTTGCAGATTAATGCCAAAACATTCCTGGTCTTTCTGCGGCGGGTTCTCGCTCATACCCGGGATACTTTTTGGCGTAAACGAAAAACTGTATTTACCTTTCAACGCCGGATGCCCCAATACGGCAAAGGGGAAGAGCGTTCCCCTGCCCAAACTAAATGTTGTACCTTCAAATAAGCAGGTACTCGGATATAATAAAATTGATATAGGCGTATTTAAGTTGGGCGATGGATTTATGGGTAAGGTATAAGGCAAATTATGCTTGTAATTAGCCACTTTAATGATCTTCAGTTTACACTTAACCCCATTTTTTAACCAGCCTTCGCCATTTATCATTTGAGCATATTCGCCAATAGTCATACCGTGGGCGATGGGGATGGGGTGCATGCCCACAAATGAACGGTTAACCGTATCCAGGATAGGGCCGTCAATTAAATAACCGTTAGGGTTTGGACGATCAAATATCATCAGCTCTACATTGTTTTCGGCACAGGCCTCCATTAAGTAATGCAGGGTTGAAATATAAGTGTAAAAGCGTACGCCAACATCCTGTATATCAAATATCATGAGGTCGATACCCTTCAAATCGGCCGGAGTTGGTTTGTAATGCTTGTTACCGTACAGCGATATTACTGGCAAGCCGGTTTTAGGATCTTTAGTGTCGCCAACGGTAGCGCCGTTACTGGCATTGCCCCTGAAACCATGCTCGGGGCCAAAGATTTTTTTTACGTTTACTCCTAAATGCACCAAACTATCTACACTGGCAGTTAAATTTTTACCAATAACCGAAGTTTGATTAATGACCATCCCTATATTTTTTCCCTTAAGATAGTTAATATACAGCGGAATTTGATCAGCTCCGGGAATAATGGGGCTGTTTTTTTTGTTTTTTGGGATAGATGCCGTCTTGCAGCTTTTACAATCGGTTGCCTGGCTGCATGCCGTGTTTGCAAGTAAAACTGTTATCAGGGCAAATCGTAAAAAAGCACAAATCTTATTCATAAAATATTGAGTTGAAACAATTTTAAAAGTAGCAGGTTTAACAGCAAAACCGCATATTTGCGAAGGTACAAAAAATCAGTCTGCCATTGAGTTTCGCCTCCTTTATATCAGCCCGTATAACATTTAAATCAAAACGCACATTTTCAAAACTGATAGTGCGTATTGCAATAATAGGCATTATGCTGGGCCTTGGTGTAATGATACTGTCACTTGCTATCGTTAAAGGGTTTAAACACGAGATCCGCAATAAAGTTCGCGGCTTTGCCGGCGACATCCGTGTGGTTAAGTTCGACCTGAATAACTCTTACCAAAGTTCCTCGTTTTCAGCTGATAGCGAATTCGTTAGGCGTGCGCTCAAAAGCCCGTTTATTACCCATGTAATGCCGGTGGCCACTAAACCGGGCATTGTTAAGGCCAATAATGAAATTGAAGGAGTGGTACTTAAAGGCGTTGATAAAAATTACGACTGGAGCTACTTTAAAAAAATGATGGTTGCCGGTGATGTGATCAGTTTTGCCGACTCGGTTGAAGCACAAAAGGAGATCATGATTTCCCAAACAACGGCCGACAGGCTTAAACTAAAGGTCGGGGATAAGCTGCTGATGTATTTTGTACAGGAGCCGCTTCGTAAACGCCAGTTTAAGATCAAAGGCATTTTCAATATCGGGGTTGAAGAGGTTGATAAAACCTTTGTGATCGGTGCCTTATCGCTCATTAATCGCCTTAACGACTGGAAACCGAACGAGATAGGCCAATACGAACTACGCGTAGCCGATTTTGATCATATCAATGAAGCAGCCTATGCGCTCGAGACTGTTTTGCCGGTAAAATTGAAAGAGTACACCATTGAAGAAGATTATCCTACCATATTTGAATGGCTCAACCTGCTCGATGTTAATTCGATAGTGATGTTGGTACTGATGGTTGCGGTTGCTGTAATCAACATGATATCGGCCCTGCTGATCATGATCCTTGAGCGAACCGCTATGATCGGGATGCTCAAAGCCATGGGCGCATCCAACTGGGCCATCCGCAAAATATTCCTGATCAATGCCAGTTACCTGATAGGATTAGGGCTGCTGCTGGGTAATTTACTGGGTATAGGCCTGGGATATTTCCAGATGTATACTCATTTTTTCCAACTGGACCAGGCTTCGTATTATATGACCTTTGTACCGGTCGAGTTTAATATTTTTGATATTGTTGTCCTCAATATTGGTACACTGATCATTTGCCTGCTGGTGCTTATTATACCATCAACGCTGGTAAGCCGGATCTCACCGGTGAAGGCTATCCAGTTTAAGTAAGCCAGCTATACACAAAGTAACGAAGCTGCTTAGTCGCTATATTAAATGGTAGATGGTGAATGCGACTTGTTGATATCAAATAAATAGAGGCAAAAGCAGCAATTTACCTGCTTAATTACAGCTGAAATTTTTTGACGGTATGATAGGGAGAAGACACATGGATAATATATTAATGAGGTTACTTTTCGTTACAAATTCACGATATTTAGTAGTTTAATAATAACAAGAAAAAGTTATTAACAGTATTTTACAGATTAAATTATAAGAGTTCAGTTGTGCAATGAGTAAAATAATAGTTAATAGTACAGAAATTTCGATAGTTTCTCAGAATGAAGAAGACTATATCAATATTACGGATATGGTTAAAGGAGAAGAAGGTTCAGACCACATAAGGAATTGGATGAGAAATAGAAATACTATCGAATATTTAGGTATTTGGGAGGCTTCTAAAAATGTAGAAAATTTTAAAGGTGTCGAATTCGACAGGTTAAGAAAAGAAGCAGGATTAAATAGCTTTAACATGACACCGAAGAAGTGGAATGATTTAACCGGAGGGGTTGGGATATATTCAAAAGCTGGAAAAAGAGGAGGCACATATGCACACCGAGATATAGCATTTCATTTAGCAATGTGGCTTAGCCCTGCGTTTCACTTAGCTTTGGTAAATGAATTTCAAAGACTAAAAAAAAGAAGAAGCGGAAAGACTAAGTTCAGGATGGGATTATAGACGATTTTTATCGAAGACTAACTATGCAATACATACAGATGCGATAAAAGAGCATATCATACCTGAATTAACAGAAGAACAGGCTAAATACGTTTATGCTAATGAAGCAGATATGTTAAATGTGGCTTTGTTTGGTTTAACTGCTAAGCAATGGAAAGAAAGTAATGGAAATCACGCAGAAAATGGATTAAATATGCGGGATTTAGCAGATGTGCACCAGCTAATAGTATTATCCAATCTCGAAAATAATAATGCCTATTTAATTAGTAAGGGTATGCCACAAAGAGAACGCTTGTTGGAACTAAGAAAGAATGCAATTGCTCAATTAAAGTCATTACGGAAATCATCGTATACATTTGATAAAATACAAAGCCCATTTAAGATAGAGAAAGGAACCCAATCCCCTGATAAAATAGGCGGTGGAAATAAGGACTTTGACAAATGAAGTATTAAAAAAGATTCGCTTCCCCAATAATTCATTTCGTTGCCGTTATAGGTAAATCTAAACTGATTATAAACAAGTAATTCTCAAATGGTGAGTTGTTATGTCAATCTCCAAAGAGTATTATATTATAGAAAAAATTAATTGCCTAAATTATAGCAACCGGTAGCTTAATCCCAGTCTAAAATATTCACTATGCGCGTTAAAGGAAGCATCGCCTACCATGTCTTTCATATAGTTGGTCAGGCCATGGGCAAAGCTGGCATTTAAACCAAAGCGGCCATAACTGGCTGCAGCGCCGAGGCGTAACCTAACATCGGTAGGTGCTTTGCTTCTTTTATAATCAACTTTAAACACGTTGCCTTCTTTATCTTTAACTTCGCCTTTATCCCTGCTATCCAGTATCAGGCCTATATCTATCCCCGGTAAAATATCCAGATTAACTTTGCTAAGCTGAAACCGATAGCCCACATATGGATTAAGATTAATGCTTTGATTTTGAAAAGCAACATGGCCGGTTACCGCGAAGCTTGGGTCATTGGCTATTATATCGTATTCCGTTGGATTAAGAATGATGGGGGTATACTTATTAACCTCGGCTTTGCTTCTCAATAATTCATAACCACCCTGCAGTCCTACTATAAATCCACCTTTTGATACGGTTTGAACCTGGACACTGCCACCGTAGCTAAAGCCGTTTTTGCTGCCGTATGGGTTGTTAGCACGGTTCATCGGGTCGCCGGTGGTTGAGCCCTGCAATACCTGGGTGGTAGCCGTTGATGATTTACCCGCAAAATGAAATAAACCGGTGTTGGCCTGTACAGTAACTTCTAACTTTTGAGCGCTAAGCTGCAGCCCGCTAATCAACAGCGGGGCAAGGATAAGGATGTACTTTTTCATTTTTTATGTGTTGTAAAGTTCAGTTTCAGGTTTAGGCCGCCTGCCCCAAATTTTATCTGCTGTGAGCCAAGGCCGTCAAGCGGGTATTTTAAAAATGGTTCAATAATTATCCGGTTACTTTTACCCAGGGGATAGCCAACACCAAATGCTACGTTCAGGGTTTTGGCAAAATAAAAGCTGTTAAAGCTTTTGTGCGTTGTTTCATCGGATGTTTGCGGTTGTACACCGGCAGCCATAGCCAGCCCAGGATAGCTGTAACTTGCCGTGTAGGCTTCGTTGATAAATGTACCCGAACTTAAACCTGCAGAAATATAAGTGTCATTTTTTTGCGGGTTAAATTCATACTTAAGGTTAACAGGAATATCAAGACCGATCAGGTTAGCACTGTAGTTTTTAAATGAAGGTGTAGACGATACCTTACTAAAATCGGCCAGCGTGTTATAGGCTGTGCTTAATGATGGCGAAAATGACACCGCAGCCGCAACATTTGAGGGTTGGTTTTTATTGTAATTAAGCGTGTTTTGGGCCAAAGCTAAACCGGTGGAAAGTTTGAGGTTTTTGCTCAGCTTAATATCGGATGTAAAGCCGGCGCCGGCATTTACCTGGTTTTGGCTGCCCTTAGCGTAGTTAAAGAATGTAGCAGCGTAAACACTGAATTTTACCCTGCGTTCGTTCATGTCCATATCAGGTTTTTTAGGCTGGTCCTGATCGCTGGCAAGTAAAGATTCCATAGAGTTGATCTTTGGTTTAACTTTTATTACTGATGGAACAACAGGCGGGGTTACAATGACAGGCTTGGTATTTGCCGGAGGCTGTACAACAGGGTTATTAGCATATTGCTGCGCATTGGTTTGCGGCAACACAGATTTTACACTATCAGCCTTTTTAACCGGAGTTCCGCTGACTACGCCGTTATTAGCCGGTTGAACGGCAGGCGGGACGCCGGTTTTGGCAATTCCGTTAACAGGGTTTACAGTTACAGCGTTTGCCGGCACAGGTGTAAACGCGGGCACGGTTGCAGCCGGTTGATTTACGATTATGTTGCCCGCCGGTTTATTTAAAGCCTTATTGCTTGCAAGTGCATTAGATTTATTTGCCGGGGTGTTGCCTGCCGGCTTCAGTTTTGTTGCTGAAGATTGGGTGCTATTGTTGCCCGCAAGGTTTGTTGCAGGTGATTGCTTAATTGTTACAGGAGGCTGTACCGGGGTAACGTTTTGAACAATGCTATCTGCCGTGTTGCTTTGCGGCAGCGCAGGTTTTACCGGTTTAGCCGAAAATATTTGGCTATTATTAACATTATTTTTGTTCGATGCTATCCACAAACCTATACTCAAAAACAACAACAGGACAGCAGCGGCGCTTGCCCACCATAGGTAAACCGGGCGGCGCTGTTTTTCCTGAACAGGAAATCTCTCCCTGAGCAGCAGCCAGCCTTCATCAGCAGTAGTGTCTTCGTAATTATCAAACACGTCCCTGATGCGGTCTCTTAAGTCGTTATCCAACTGGTCATCCATGGTTTTGTGCTTCTTTTCTTAATATACTTCTTAATCTTTCTTTGGCCCTGCTCAGGTAAACGCGCGATGAGCTTACCGGGATGCCGAGCGTTGTGGCTATTTCATCATGGTCATAGCCGTCTATCTCATACATGTTAAAAATAGTTCGTTGTATAGTTGGGAGCTCAACCATCAGTTTTAAAATATCCTGTACGTTTAAATTATCAACCGGCCCCATATTGCTCCTGATGGGGGCAGCATTTTCCAATTCAACATTAAGCTGGAATTTAAGGTCTTTGCGCCGGCGGTCAATGGCCGTATTAACCAAAATGGTGCGGAGCCAGGCTTTAAACGGCTTATCGATATTGTAGCCGCCAATAGCGTTAAACACTTTTATAAAAGCGTCATTTACAGCTTCAAGGGCATCATCGCGGTTTAAACTGTAACGCAAACTTATACCCATAGCATAGCCATAGAACTGCTTATATAGCAATTCCTGATGTTTTAAGCTGCCTTTTTTGCATTGCCTTACGATCTCTTCTTCGGTAATGCGAGGGGGTGGATGCATTAAATGTACTTAGTTCCGCTAAATGTTGTTTTAAAGCCTTTACGCAGCAAAACAGTTAAATGATACAAAATAAAAAAAATTCTGCCCGGATTATTTGCTGTAGTAATCAAAAAAGCCGGTACCCTCAATGCGGGCACCGGCAACGTAATAAAACAATAAAAAGTAGTTAATTAGTTTTCTTCAAATTGTATTGAACAGTTAATGTATCGCCATTGCTGTTGCGCTGCAGTTGAAATACATTGCCATCATAATAATATTGGTAAACACCTTTGAGGTGAAATTTATTGACACCAGGTGTTACTGCCAATGAGTCATTAAACTGGATATAGTAACCGTTGTACACAAACGCTCCGTAGCTTGCCACGTGTTTCCTGGTGTTTGCAGCCACTTTAAATAATGATGTCGCAGTAAGTTTTAAAGCTATGGTATCACGAATAGTATCATAACCGGTACCACTTGTTTTTTTAACAAGCGCGCCAAATACGCCTGTAAAATTACCTTGTGGCTGGGCAACCGGAACAACCTCATTTTTGGGAGAGCAGGCTACGCCTAATGTTAACAATAATGGCAGCAGGTAGAATAAATTACGTTTCATATAATCTTATCTCGTTATCAATTTTTAACCATTACGCATGTTTTTAATTAAACGCTACAACCGGGCTGCATTATTTTACAGTTTTTTTGCCTCGTCCCAAAAAACATCCATTTCGGCCAGGCTCATATCATGCAGTTGTTTGCCGTTTTCCTTCGCTTTAAGCTCCAGGTATTGAAAGCGCTTAATGAATTTTTTATTGGTTTTTTCGAGGGCGTTTTCCGGGTTGATATTAATAAAGCGGGCGTAATTGATCAGCGAAAACAGCAGGTCGCCAAATTCGGCTTCGGCTTTTTCGTGGTCGATGGTACTTTCATCTTCCGCGTTAAATTCATTTTTAAACTCCTGCATCTCTTCTTCAACCTTGGCCCAAACCTGGCTTTTTTCCTCCCAGTCGAACCCAACGCCGCGTGCTTTTTCCTGTATGCGCGATGCTTTTACCAGCGCAGGTAAGGAAGCCGGTACCCCACCCAAAACAGATTTGTTGCCCTCTTTAAGCTTAATCTGTTCCCAGTTACGTTTTACATCTTCTTCGTTTTGCACTTCTATATCACCGTAAATATGCGGGTGGCGGTTAATCAGCTTATCGCAAACGCTGTTCAAAACATCGGTAATGGTAAAGTCGTTGGTTTCGGAAGCTATTTTGGCATAAAAAACCAGGTGCAGCATAATATCGCCGATTTCCTTTTTTATTTCGGGCATATCACCGCCCAGGATGGCGTCACTTAGTTCATAAGTTTCTTCAATGGTAAGGTGGCGCAGGCTTTCAAGCGTTTGTTTTTTATCCCATGGGCAATTGGCCCGCAGGTCATCCATGATAATAAGCAATCT from Mucilaginibacter sp. SJ includes:
- a CDS encoding anthranilate synthase component I family protein, whose amino-acid sequence is MIVQVNDLPGFRKKALRWATTFDTLCYLDSNGFNDPYSKFDTLIAVGARAELTADAGNAFDQLDEFRKNNPGWMTGFLGYDLKNEIEALTSTNHDGLKFPDLYFFVPQHLILIKGNEAEIISDTPEFVLTAINEQDLRPSARQTAINLKSRFSRQEYIDTVNKIKEHISRGDIYVTNFCQEFFAEDVSLDPLGVFTKLNEVSPNPFSTFFKWNGNYILGASPERFLAKRGSKLISQPIKGTAKRLDDIEADKQAKQTLRSHPKELQENVMVVDLVRNDLTRSAKPGTVKTKELFGIYSFTQVHQMISTVVCEMQDGLSNVQAIKNTFPMGSMTGAPKLSSMQLMEQYERSKRGVYSGAIGYFSPDDDFDFNVVIRSLLYNSSNKYLSFHAGGAITYHAIAENEYEECLLKAAAVMEVLGRELT
- a CDS encoding M1 family metallopeptidase; translated protein: MLIPLQKIKLIIVSLCLLATDISSAQTKYRPSDLFPAQPLLPPGNSYRTATGEPGPAYWQNKADYVIDVALDDKTKVITGTATITYTNNSPKALSELWLQLEQNVFKKDSRGIQSKLFLYQDPEKTTPDGGYRVEGVQLAGNKAGNIKYHIYDTRMQLELAQPLLSGQSISFSIRYRYNFPVNYKNADFLVNRTDILPTKNGNIYAVAQWYPRMCVLDDVEGWNTLPYLGNGEFYLEYGNFRVNITVPSGLVVEGSGDLLNPEEVLTPTALKRWQLAKESDTPMQIRTAEEVTDPSSRPVKSTCTWKFKLDNARDFAWTASRSFVWEALSFKLADGRRVMGSSLYPVESEKQNSWKRSSEYIKFTLQHFSEKWFPYPYNKAVNVASNLDGMEYPGMVFCSAKDTGNMYFAVVNHELGHTWFPMVVGSNERKYAWMDEGFNMFIDKIATKAFNKGEFIGYVEIDSPLDSLFAEKLLPIVTRPDALPGNQVYPLQYQKVAYSLALLRNQILGPERFDRAFRKYIRDWAYKHPTPWDFFRSMDSSAGEDLTWFWKSMFLENYRLDQKIVKVESKAGSQPIITVENMDKAAMPLVVEINYADGSTEHREFPVEIWEYSSVYTFTGDKKAAVAKVVIDPEKIYPDVDRSNNGYEVKK
- the fmt gene encoding methionyl-tRNA formyltransferase, producing the protein MRIIFMGTPQFAVASLDALIKAGSDIVAVVTAPDKPAGRGQKVSESAVKQYAVANSLKVLQPEKLKNESFIAELKALKADLQVVVAFRMLPEAVWNMPAKGTINLHASLLPQYRGAAPINWALINGEKESGVTTFFLKHDIDTGNILFTEKITLTGHEDAGELHDRLMNKGAGLLVKTVKAVESGRYNEHPQVQLAEGTELKHAPKIFKDDCRIDWIQPALSIYNKIRGLSPVPTAYTELNGKSLKVYASEYQLSEPAIQPGGFLTDNKTYLKFAAKDGFVLLKDIQLEGKKRMGIEDFLRGVKL
- a CDS encoding exo-beta-N-acetylmuramidase NamZ family protein encodes the protein MNKICAFLRFALITVLLANTACSQATDCKSCKTASIPKNKKNSPIIPGADQIPLYINYLKGKNIGMVINQTSVIGKNLTASVDSLVHLGVNVKKIFGPEHGFRGNASNGATVGDTKDPKTGLPVISLYGNKHYKPTPADLKGIDLMIFDIQDVGVRFYTYISTLHYLMEACAENNVELMIFDRPNPNGYLIDGPILDTVNRSFVGMHPIPIAHGMTIGEYAQMINGEGWLKNGVKCKLKIIKVANYKHNLPYTLPINPSPNLNTPISILLYPSTCLFEGTTFSLGRGTLFPFAVLGHPALKGKYSFSFTPKSIPGMSENPPQKDQECFGINLQNIPPTDITGAGVINLKWLLELYNAFPDKDHFFNAYFIKLTGTAELRKQIETGKTEEEIRAGWQPGLTKFKATRKKYLLYE
- a CDS encoding ABC transporter permease, with protein sequence MRIAIIGIMLGLGVMILSLAIVKGFKHEIRNKVRGFAGDIRVVKFDLNNSYQSSSFSADSEFVRRALKSPFITHVMPVATKPGIVKANNEIEGVVLKGVDKNYDWSYFKKMMVAGDVISFADSVEAQKEIMISQTTADRLKLKVGDKLLMYFVQEPLRKRQFKIKGIFNIGVEEVDKTFVIGALSLINRLNDWKPNEIGQYELRVADFDHINEAAYALETVLPVKLKEYTIEEDYPTIFEWLNLLDVNSIVMLVLMVAVAVINMISALLIMILERTAMIGMLKAMGASNWAIRKIFLINASYLIGLGLLLGNLLGIGLGYFQMYTHFFQLDQASYYMTFVPVEFNIFDIVVLNIGTLIICLLVLIIPSTLVSRISPVKAIQFK
- a CDS encoding KilA-N domain-containing protein; amino-acid sequence: MSKIIVNSTEISIVSQNEEDYINITDMVKGEEGSDHIRNWMRNRNTIEYLGIWEASKNVENFKGVEFDRLRKEAGLNSFNMTPKKWNDLTGGVGIYSKAGKRGGTYAHRDIAFHLAMWLSPAFHLALVNEFQRLKKRRSGKTKFRMGL
- a CDS encoding outer membrane beta-barrel protein; this translates as MKKYILILAPLLISGLQLSAQKLEVTVQANTGLFHFAGKSSTATTQVLQGSTTGDPMNRANNPYGSKNGFSYGGSVQVQTVSKGGFIVGLQGGYELLRSKAEVNKYTPIILNPTEYDIIANDPSFAVTGHVAFQNQSINLNPYVGYRFQLSKVNLDILPGIDIGLILDSRDKGEVKDKEGNVFKVDYKRSKAPTDVRLRLGAAASYGRFGLNASFAHGLTNYMKDMVGDASFNAHSEYFRLGLSYRLL